In the genome of Vicia villosa cultivar HV-30 ecotype Madison, WI linkage group LG7, Vvil1.0, whole genome shotgun sequence, one region contains:
- the LOC131616187 gene encoding uncharacterized protein LOC131616187 isoform X3, whose translation MDRVRVLLPGSTVERGRRLKSKRNHVEGDLVDAVERGAQPKSKRNHVEGDLVDAVKGGAQPKSKQNHVEGDLVEPFKRGARLKPFKRGAGLKPFKRGAQLKSKRNHVEGDIVDTVKRDTPLKSERNHVEGDLVDAVKGGPPLKSERNHVEGDLVDAVKGGPPLKSERNHVEGDLVDAVKGGPPLKSERNHVEGDLVDAVKGGPPLKSERNHVEGDLVDAVKGGPPLKSERNHVEGDLVDAVKGGPPPKSDRNSRKKADRKTQFVAGTASFRRKRMQSGIAKAEYDKIRIGEAEYDRITRNQTIYDLTVGPPRGYFGGFWPIDIDGPIRSSLNEYCKIALEKFNSYKKNKQDPGFVFVDVVKSTHGTPRIYYITFMAKKQDASPTIFQAHVMHHFDDSVEVFSCTIKKD comes from the exons ATGGATAGGGTTAGGGTTTTGTTGCCGGGAAGCACTGTTGAAAGAGGTAGGCGGCTGAAATCGAAACGGAACCATGTTGAAGGTGATCTTGTGGATGCCGTTGAAAGAGGCGCGCAGCCGAAATCGAAACGGAACCATGTTGAAGGTGATCTTGTGGATGCTGTTAAAGGAGGCGCGCAGCCGAAATCGAAACAGAACCATGTTGAAGGTGATCTTGTGGAGCCTTTTAAAAGAGGCGCGCGGCTGAAACCTTTTAAAAGAGGCGCGGGGCTGAAACCTTTTAAAAGAGGCGCGCAGCTGAAATCGAAACGGAACCATGTTGAAGGTGATATTGTGGATACTGTTAAAAGAGACACGCCGCTGAAATCGGAACGGAACCATGTTGAAGGTGATCTTGTGGATGCTGTTAAAGGAGGCCCGCCGCTGAAATCGGAACGGAACCATGTTGAAGGTGATCTTGTGGATGCTGTTAAAGGAGGCCCGCCGCTGAAATCGGAACGGAACCATGTTGAAGGTGATCTTGTGGATGCTGTTAAAGGAGGCCCGCCGCTGAAATCGGAACGGAACCATGTTGAAGGTGATCTTGTGGATGCTGTTAAAGGAGGCCCGCCGCTGAAATCGGAACGGAACCATGTTGAAGGTGATCTTGTGGATGCTGTTAAAGGAGGCCCGCCGCTGAAATCGGAACGGAACCATGTTGAAGGTGATCTTGTGGATGCTGTTAAAGGAGGCCCGCCGCCGAAATCGGATAGAAACTCTAGAAAAAAAGCTGATAGAAAAACACAATTTGTGGCTGGTACGGCGTCTTTTAGAAGAAAACGAATGCAAAGCGGAATTGCCAAGGCTGAATATGATAAAATCAGAATTGGCGAGGCTGAATATGACAGAATCACTCGAAACCAAACT ATATATGATCTTACTGTTGGCCCTCCACGAGGCTACTTTGGTGGTTTCTGGCCCATTGACATAGACGGACCAATTCGCTCTAGTCTCAATGAATATTGTAAAATTGCTTTGGAAAAGTTTAACTCTTACAAGAAAAATAAACAG GATCCAGGATTTGTTTTTGTTGATGTTGTCAAGTCAACCCATGGTACCCCTAGAATCTATTATATTACCTTTATGGCAAAAAAACAAGATGCTTCCCCAACCATTTTCCAGGCCCATGTTATGCACCATTTTGATGATTCGGTTGAGGTCTTTTCTTGTACCATTAAAAAAGACTAA
- the LOC131616187 gene encoding uncharacterized protein LOC131616187 isoform X1, translated as MDRVRVLLPGSTVERGRRLKSKRNHVEGDLVDAVERGAQPKSKRNHVEGDLVDAVKGGAQPKSKQNHVEGDLVEPFKRGARLKPFKRGAGLKPFKRGAQLKSKRNHVEGDIVDTVKRDTPLKSERNHVEGDLVDAVKGGPPLKSERNHVEGDLVDAVKGGPPLKSERNHVEGDLVDAVKGGPPLKSERNHVEGDLVDAVKGGPPLKSERNHVEGDLVDAVKGGPPLKSERNHVEGDLVDAVKGGPPPKSDRNSRKKADRKTQFVAGTASFRRKRMQSGIAKAEYDKIRIGEAEYDRITRNQTIYDLTVGPPRGYFGGFWPIDIDGPIRSSLNEYCKIALEKFNSYKKNKQDLFLLMLSSQPMVPLESIILPLWQKNKMLPQPFSRPMLCTILMIRLRSFLVPLKKTNQDDLFRSSEAQNGGQLKRTLSVKFLYFQPKLIQMCSSNQNY; from the exons ATGGATAGGGTTAGGGTTTTGTTGCCGGGAAGCACTGTTGAAAGAGGTAGGCGGCTGAAATCGAAACGGAACCATGTTGAAGGTGATCTTGTGGATGCCGTTGAAAGAGGCGCGCAGCCGAAATCGAAACGGAACCATGTTGAAGGTGATCTTGTGGATGCTGTTAAAGGAGGCGCGCAGCCGAAATCGAAACAGAACCATGTTGAAGGTGATCTTGTGGAGCCTTTTAAAAGAGGCGCGCGGCTGAAACCTTTTAAAAGAGGCGCGGGGCTGAAACCTTTTAAAAGAGGCGCGCAGCTGAAATCGAAACGGAACCATGTTGAAGGTGATATTGTGGATACTGTTAAAAGAGACACGCCGCTGAAATCGGAACGGAACCATGTTGAAGGTGATCTTGTGGATGCTGTTAAAGGAGGCCCGCCGCTGAAATCGGAACGGAACCATGTTGAAGGTGATCTTGTGGATGCTGTTAAAGGAGGCCCGCCGCTGAAATCGGAACGGAACCATGTTGAAGGTGATCTTGTGGATGCTGTTAAAGGAGGCCCGCCGCTGAAATCGGAACGGAACCATGTTGAAGGTGATCTTGTGGATGCTGTTAAAGGAGGCCCGCCGCTGAAATCGGAACGGAACCATGTTGAAGGTGATCTTGTGGATGCTGTTAAAGGAGGCCCGCCGCTGAAATCGGAACGGAACCATGTTGAAGGTGATCTTGTGGATGCTGTTAAAGGAGGCCCGCCGCCGAAATCGGATAGAAACTCTAGAAAAAAAGCTGATAGAAAAACACAATTTGTGGCTGGTACGGCGTCTTTTAGAAGAAAACGAATGCAAAGCGGAATTGCCAAGGCTGAATATGATAAAATCAGAATTGGCGAGGCTGAATATGACAGAATCACTCGAAACCAAACT ATATATGATCTTACTGTTGGCCCTCCACGAGGCTACTTTGGTGGTTTCTGGCCCATTGACATAGACGGACCAATTCGCTCTAGTCTCAATGAATATTGTAAAATTGCTTTGGAAAAGTTTAACTCTTACAAGAAAAATAAACAG GATTTGTTTTTGTTGATGTTGTCAAGTCAACCCATGGTACCCCTAGAATCTATTATATTACCTTTATGGCAAAAAAACAAGATGCTTCCCCAACCATTTTCCAGGCCCATGTTATGCACCATTTTGATGATTCGGTTGAGGTCTTTTCTTGTACCATTAAAAAAGACTAACCAAG ATGATTTGTTCAGGTCTTCGGAAGCTCAGAATGGTGGACAGTTGAAAAGGACGTTATCGGTCAAATTCCTTTATTTCCAACCAAAACTTATTCAAATGTGCTCGTCAAATCAAAACTATTGA
- the LOC131616187 gene encoding uncharacterized protein LOC131616187 isoform X2: MDRVRVLLPGSTVERGRRLKSKRNHVEGDLVDAVERGAQPKSKRNHVEGDLVDAVKGGAQPKSKQNHVEGDLVEPFKRGARLKPFKRGAGLKPFKRGAQLKSKRNHVEGDIVDTVKRDTPLKSERNHVEGDLVDAVKGGPPLKSERNHVEGDLVDAVKGGPPLKSERNHVEGDLVDAVKGGPPLKSERNHVEGDLVDAVKGGPPLKSERNHVEGDLVDAVKGGPPLKSERNHVEGDLVDAVKGGPPPKSDRNSRKKADRKTQFVAGTASFRRKRMQSGIAKAEYDKIRIGEAEYDRITRNQTIYDLTVGPPRGYFGGFWPIDIDGPIRSSLNEYCKIALEKFNSYKKNKQDLFLLMLSSQPMVPLESIILPLWQKNKMLPQPFSRPMLCTILMIRLRSFLVPLKKTNQGLRKLRMVDS, translated from the exons ATGGATAGGGTTAGGGTTTTGTTGCCGGGAAGCACTGTTGAAAGAGGTAGGCGGCTGAAATCGAAACGGAACCATGTTGAAGGTGATCTTGTGGATGCCGTTGAAAGAGGCGCGCAGCCGAAATCGAAACGGAACCATGTTGAAGGTGATCTTGTGGATGCTGTTAAAGGAGGCGCGCAGCCGAAATCGAAACAGAACCATGTTGAAGGTGATCTTGTGGAGCCTTTTAAAAGAGGCGCGCGGCTGAAACCTTTTAAAAGAGGCGCGGGGCTGAAACCTTTTAAAAGAGGCGCGCAGCTGAAATCGAAACGGAACCATGTTGAAGGTGATATTGTGGATACTGTTAAAAGAGACACGCCGCTGAAATCGGAACGGAACCATGTTGAAGGTGATCTTGTGGATGCTGTTAAAGGAGGCCCGCCGCTGAAATCGGAACGGAACCATGTTGAAGGTGATCTTGTGGATGCTGTTAAAGGAGGCCCGCCGCTGAAATCGGAACGGAACCATGTTGAAGGTGATCTTGTGGATGCTGTTAAAGGAGGCCCGCCGCTGAAATCGGAACGGAACCATGTTGAAGGTGATCTTGTGGATGCTGTTAAAGGAGGCCCGCCGCTGAAATCGGAACGGAACCATGTTGAAGGTGATCTTGTGGATGCTGTTAAAGGAGGCCCGCCGCTGAAATCGGAACGGAACCATGTTGAAGGTGATCTTGTGGATGCTGTTAAAGGAGGCCCGCCGCCGAAATCGGATAGAAACTCTAGAAAAAAAGCTGATAGAAAAACACAATTTGTGGCTGGTACGGCGTCTTTTAGAAGAAAACGAATGCAAAGCGGAATTGCCAAGGCTGAATATGATAAAATCAGAATTGGCGAGGCTGAATATGACAGAATCACTCGAAACCAAACT ATATATGATCTTACTGTTGGCCCTCCACGAGGCTACTTTGGTGGTTTCTGGCCCATTGACATAGACGGACCAATTCGCTCTAGTCTCAATGAATATTGTAAAATTGCTTTGGAAAAGTTTAACTCTTACAAGAAAAATAAACAG GATTTGTTTTTGTTGATGTTGTCAAGTCAACCCATGGTACCCCTAGAATCTATTATATTACCTTTATGGCAAAAAAACAAGATGCTTCCCCAACCATTTTCCAGGCCCATGTTATGCACCATTTTGATGATTCGGTTGAGGTCTTTTCTTGTACCATTAAAAAAGACTAACCAAG GTCTTCGGAAGCTCAGAATGGTGGACAGTTGA
- the LOC131619845 gene encoding uncharacterized protein LOC131619845 gives MANPQQPGALPSAMVTNPKDHNNVSAITTRSGKTKEVEEESAEEEEPLLEVDLEIKENKVEVEDAVVPEPVMKERVIEQKPVVKLPFPTRNKKKGQHEKIFEKFLEMFKKLELNIPFLEGMKIPMKKKDGGFVTIHCAIGDRSFKKALIDLGASVSLMPMSIYKRLGIGKVQDTRMTLQFADHSMETIRDSRRYACKY, from the exons ATGGCAAATCCTCAACAACCTGGTGCTCTACCCAGTGCCATGGTTACAAATCCTAAAGATCATAATAATGTGAGTGCTATAACCACCAGAAGTGGTAAAACAAAAGAGGTTGAAGAGGAAAGTGCCGAAGAAGAAGAACCATTGCTTGAAGTCGATttggaaataaaagaaaataaggtAGAAGTTGAGGATGCGGTTGTACCAGAACCAGTTATGAAAGAGAGGGTTATTGAGCAAAAACCGGTTGTTAAACTTCCTTTCCccacaagaaataagaagaaggGGCAGCATgagaagatttttgaaaaattcttgGAGATGTTTAAGAAGCTTGAGTTAAACATCCCATTCCTGGAG GGTATGAAGATTCCGATGAAAAAGAAGGATGGAGGTTTTGTGACTATTCATTGCGCCATTGGGGATAGGTCATTTAAGAAAGCCCTTATTGATTTGGGAGCAAGCGTGAGTCTTATGCCAATGTCCATTTACAAGAGATTGGGGATAGGTAAAGTgcaagatacaagaatgacactccaaTTTGCTGATCATTCTATGGAGACCATACGGGATAGTAGAAGATATGCTTGTAAATATTGA